Proteins encoded by one window of Gordonia jinghuaiqii:
- a CDS encoding NDMA-dependent alcohol dehydrogenase has product MKTKGAVLRNPGEDWKIEEFELGDPVAGEVQVKLVSSGLCHSDHHLRTGDSPAPMPVLGGHEGAGVVTKVGPGVTRLKEGDHVVTAFIPACGTCEPCSRGQQNICDEGARLLTGLSISDDTHRAHTSDGQPLVQMCMLGTFAPYITVNQASLVKIEDDIPLQAAALLGCGVATGWGSAVEIGGTHAGDTVVVVGIGGVGINSVQGAAAAGARHVIAVDPVPFKLQMAEKLGATHTFASMEAALESIGDITWGKMANTTILTVGEIDGSMIAPALALTGKGGQVVVVGMGNFASMDAQMNLFDLTLMQKRVQGAIFGGASPRTQVPALLNEYRAGKLNLSDLVTNTYRLDQINEAYDDMLAGNNIRGMIVYGDDDY; this is encoded by the coding sequence GTGAAGACCAAGGGTGCAGTTCTGCGGAATCCGGGCGAAGACTGGAAGATCGAGGAGTTCGAACTCGGTGATCCGGTCGCGGGTGAGGTTCAGGTCAAGCTCGTGAGCTCGGGTCTGTGCCACTCCGACCATCATCTGCGCACCGGTGACAGCCCGGCGCCGATGCCCGTGCTCGGCGGGCACGAGGGCGCCGGCGTGGTGACCAAGGTGGGCCCGGGCGTGACCCGCCTCAAGGAAGGCGACCACGTCGTCACCGCGTTCATACCCGCCTGCGGAACCTGTGAGCCGTGTTCGCGCGGTCAGCAGAACATCTGCGACGAGGGTGCGCGGCTGCTGACCGGACTGTCGATCTCCGACGACACGCACCGGGCGCACACCTCCGACGGGCAACCGCTGGTGCAGATGTGCATGCTGGGTACGTTCGCGCCATACATCACCGTCAATCAGGCCTCACTGGTCAAGATCGAGGACGACATCCCCCTGCAGGCCGCCGCGCTCCTCGGCTGCGGTGTCGCAACCGGTTGGGGCTCGGCCGTGGAGATCGGCGGCACGCATGCCGGTGACACGGTGGTCGTGGTCGGCATCGGTGGTGTCGGCATCAACTCGGTCCAGGGGGCCGCGGCTGCGGGCGCACGCCACGTCATCGCCGTCGACCCGGTGCCCTTCAAGCTCCAGATGGCCGAAAAGCTCGGTGCGACACACACCTTCGCGTCCATGGAAGCGGCGCTGGAGTCCATCGGCGACATCACCTGGGGCAAGATGGCCAACACCACCATCCTGACCGTCGGCGAGATCGACGGTTCGATGATCGCCCCCGCGCTGGCACTGACCGGCAAGGGCGGGCAGGTCGTCGTCGTGGGTATGGGCAACTTCGCCTCGATGGACGCGCAGATGAACCTGTTCGACCTGACGCTGATGCAGAAGCGGGTCCAGGGCGCGATCTTCGGTGGCGCGAGCCCGCGCACCCAGGTCCCGGCGCTGCTCAACGAATACCGCGCGGGCAAGCTCAATCTCAGCGATCTGGTCACCAACACCTACCGGCTCGACCAGATCAACGAGGCCTACGACGACATGCTGGCGGGCAACAACATCCGCGGCATGATCGTCTACGGCGACGACGACTACTGA
- a CDS encoding pirin family protein, translated as MAFTVIRGDDRAVTTTDWLCSRHSFSFGDHYDPSNTHFGALLAINDEQVAPGEGFDLHAHQESEIVTWVVAGTLVHRDSAGHTGVLYPGLVQRMSAGGGVEHSERNDPWPDRPGSGAEPVRYIQMWLMPDRHGLEPSYAQADIGDRLAGGGLVAVASGDPDVDAAISIANAGATLYAARLRPGDSVEVPAAHFTHVFVVDGAVDAGVDDALTTLDGGDAIRAVEAGPVNLTSGAGAEVLVWTMATGLGGR; from the coding sequence ATGGCTTTCACGGTGATCCGAGGTGACGATCGCGCAGTCACCACGACCGACTGGCTGTGTTCGCGGCACAGCTTCTCCTTCGGCGACCACTACGACCCGTCGAACACTCATTTCGGCGCGCTGCTGGCGATCAACGACGAGCAGGTCGCACCCGGCGAGGGGTTCGATCTCCACGCCCATCAGGAGAGCGAGATCGTCACCTGGGTGGTCGCGGGGACCCTGGTCCACCGCGACTCGGCCGGGCACACCGGAGTCCTCTACCCGGGGCTGGTGCAACGGATGAGCGCCGGTGGCGGCGTCGAACATTCCGAACGCAACGATCCGTGGCCCGACCGCCCCGGGTCGGGCGCCGAACCGGTCCGCTACATCCAGATGTGGCTGATGCCCGACCGGCACGGACTGGAGCCGTCGTACGCCCAGGCCGACATCGGTGACCGGCTCGCGGGCGGCGGGCTGGTCGCGGTCGCCTCCGGCGATCCCGACGTCGACGCGGCGATCTCGATCGCCAACGCCGGGGCGACTCTGTATGCCGCGCGGTTGCGGCCCGGCGACAGCGTCGAGGTACCCGCGGCCCACTTCACTCACGTGTTCGTCGTCGACGGCGCGGTCGACGCAGGCGTCGACGACGCACTCACAACACTGGACGGTGGTGACGCGATCCGCGCGGTGGAGGCGGGCCCGGTGAACCTGACGTCCGGGGCCGGCGCCGAGGTACTGGTCTGGACCATGGCCACCGGCCTGGGCGGTCGCTAG
- a CDS encoding dihydrolipoyl dehydrogenase family protein has product MNDQVSYDVVVIGGGPVGENAADYAIRGSDRTAVIVEHELVGGECSYWACMPSKALLGPGAALEAVRALPGAAERVTDARPDRDALLAWRNTVTSSRDDSSQVEWATGAGIDVLRGHVRLDGPRQVRVGEQLVHARQAVVIATGSVATIPPNPGLREALPWTSRDATNIVDVPGSLLIVGGGVVACEAATWLCDLGATVTMAVRGDRLLPKTEPFVSERVAAGLAERGVDTRFSTTLSSVDRPDAADTGYGRIHGGSARVVFDDGAELTVDEILVAAGRSPATADLGLSSIGLEDKGPIGVDDQLTVPDHPWLYAVGDVNGRVALTHMGKYQARVAGKVIAARAGNGDIDDARYFASSDHDAVPQVVFTRPEMAAVGLTEAQARDRGLEVRVLESDISVAGSYLLGPDYSGHAKLVVDDARGVLLGATFVGAQTGELVHSATVAIVGQVPLDRLWHAVPSYPTVSEVWLRLLDQAH; this is encoded by the coding sequence ATGAACGATCAGGTCAGCTATGACGTCGTCGTGATCGGCGGCGGGCCGGTGGGCGAGAACGCCGCCGACTATGCGATACGGGGCAGTGATCGCACCGCGGTCATCGTCGAACACGAGCTGGTCGGAGGGGAATGCTCCTACTGGGCATGTATGCCGAGCAAGGCACTGTTGGGGCCGGGGGCCGCGCTGGAGGCCGTCCGCGCCCTTCCCGGTGCCGCCGAACGGGTCACCGACGCCCGGCCGGACCGCGATGCGCTGCTGGCGTGGCGGAACACGGTCACCAGTTCGCGAGATGACTCCTCGCAGGTCGAGTGGGCGACGGGCGCGGGAATCGACGTCCTGCGCGGACATGTCCGACTCGACGGACCGCGGCAGGTGCGGGTGGGCGAGCAACTGGTGCACGCGCGGCAGGCGGTGGTGATCGCGACGGGAAGTGTCGCGACCATCCCGCCCAATCCCGGTCTGCGCGAGGCACTGCCGTGGACGTCACGGGACGCCACCAACATCGTCGACGTCCCGGGCAGTCTGCTCATCGTCGGCGGCGGAGTGGTGGCCTGTGAGGCGGCGACCTGGCTGTGCGACCTGGGCGCGACGGTGACGATGGCCGTCCGCGGCGACCGGTTGCTGCCGAAGACCGAGCCGTTCGTGTCCGAGCGCGTCGCGGCGGGGCTGGCCGAACGGGGCGTCGACACCCGTTTCTCCACGACGCTGTCGTCGGTGGACCGGCCCGATGCCGCCGACACCGGATACGGACGAATCCACGGTGGGTCTGCGCGGGTAGTGTTCGACGACGGTGCCGAACTGACGGTCGACGAGATCCTGGTGGCGGCCGGGAGGTCCCCTGCGACAGCCGATCTCGGCTTGTCCTCGATCGGTCTCGAGGACAAGGGGCCGATCGGGGTCGACGACCAGCTGACGGTGCCGGACCATCCCTGGCTGTATGCGGTCGGCGATGTCAACGGCCGAGTCGCGTTGACGCACATGGGGAAATACCAGGCACGCGTGGCGGGGAAGGTGATTGCCGCGCGGGCGGGGAATGGGGACATCGACGACGCGCGGTACTTTGCATCCTCCGACCACGACGCGGTGCCGCAGGTGGTGTTCACCCGGCCCGAGATGGCGGCGGTGGGACTGACCGAGGCGCAGGCCCGCGACCGGGGACTGGAGGTACGCGTACTCGAATCCGACATCTCGGTGGCCGGGTCGTACCTCCTGGGACCGGACTACTCCGGGCACGCGAAGCTCGTCGTCGACGACGCACGCGGTGTCCTGCTGGGGGCGACCTTCGTCGGCGCCCAGACCGGCGAGCTCGTCCACTCGGCGACGGTCGCGATCGTCGGACAGGTCCCGCTCGACCGGCTCTGGCATGCCGTGCCGTCGTATCCGACGGTCAGCGAGGTGTGGCTGCGTCTGCTCGACCAGGCGCACTGA
- a CDS encoding MMPL family transporter gives MPDKTVSSPRPTHKLRWLIPALLLLGWLIVGGVTGPFAGKLASVASNDNSTFLPASAESTQVQKLLAEFQDTDEIPAIVIAERSGGITPGDLEFLSTTTSSLTGKPGFGAAASPPIPSEDGQAAQLFLPISTEGEPADTVEVLREALADPPSGLTVAVTGPAGQVADLGEAFAGIDGLLLLVAGTVVILILIVVYRSPILPFVVLISAVFALGLASGLVYFLTKQGILDLNGQSQGILFILVFGAATDYALLLVSRYREELIAAEDKYAAITQAWRATIEPVAASAGTVIAGVLCLLLSDLNSNKSLGPVAAIGIVASFLASMTFLPAALALLGRTAFWPLKPKYAPDASADGGATHRLWKRIADRVAARPRAIWAGTLILLLIGAAFAPMFKADGIASTDFFMGTVESVEGAEIQAEHFDAGSGAPTYIITDQGNATAVLEKVRSTDGVASAEVLTEGDNPVVHDGKVAITATLTDNADSLAAQDTVTDIRNAVGDVPDADAIVGGTTAIDLDTRETSIHDRNLIIPIVLIVVFVILVALLRSIVAPAILLATTVLSFATTLGVAALLFNGPFGFPGADPVVPLFAFVFLVALGIDYNIFLMTRVREEALRHGTRLGMIRGLTATGGVITSAGVVLAATFAALAVIPLLFLAQVAFLVAFGVLIDTLIVRTLLVPALTLDIGKRIWWPSALARSDPSPVNGSATTELADSTTAQPGKG, from the coding sequence ATGCCGGACAAGACCGTTTCGAGTCCCCGTCCCACTCACAAGCTGCGCTGGCTGATCCCGGCGCTCCTGCTGCTCGGCTGGCTGATCGTCGGCGGTGTGACCGGACCGTTCGCCGGCAAACTGGCGAGCGTCGCGAGCAACGACAACAGCACCTTCCTGCCGGCATCCGCCGAGTCGACGCAGGTCCAGAAGCTGCTCGCCGAGTTCCAGGACACCGACGAGATCCCGGCGATCGTCATCGCCGAGCGGTCCGGCGGCATCACGCCCGGCGATCTCGAGTTCCTCAGCACCACCACCTCATCGCTGACCGGGAAGCCCGGCTTCGGCGCGGCGGCCTCGCCGCCGATCCCCTCCGAGGACGGTCAGGCGGCGCAGCTGTTCCTGCCGATCTCCACCGAGGGTGAGCCCGCCGACACCGTCGAGGTGTTGCGCGAGGCCCTGGCCGACCCGCCGTCGGGGCTGACCGTCGCGGTCACCGGCCCCGCCGGCCAGGTCGCCGACCTCGGCGAGGCCTTCGCCGGCATCGACGGCCTGCTGCTGCTCGTGGCCGGCACCGTGGTGATCCTGATCCTGATCGTCGTCTACCGCAGTCCGATCCTGCCGTTCGTGGTCCTGATCTCCGCGGTGTTCGCACTCGGTCTCGCCTCGGGCCTGGTCTACTTCCTCACCAAACAGGGCATCCTCGACCTCAACGGGCAGAGCCAGGGCATCCTGTTCATCCTGGTTTTCGGCGCCGCCACGGATTACGCGCTGCTACTCGTCTCCAGATATCGAGAAGAGCTGATAGCCGCCGAGGACAAATACGCGGCCATCACACAGGCCTGGCGCGCGACGATCGAACCGGTCGCCGCTTCGGCGGGTACGGTCATCGCCGGCGTCCTGTGCCTGCTGCTGTCCGATCTGAACTCCAACAAGAGCCTGGGCCCGGTGGCCGCCATCGGCATCGTCGCGTCGTTCCTGGCGTCGATGACGTTCCTGCCCGCGGCCCTGGCGCTGCTCGGCCGCACTGCGTTCTGGCCGCTGAAGCCCAAGTACGCGCCCGACGCCTCGGCCGACGGCGGCGCCACCCACCGGCTGTGGAAGCGCATCGCCGACCGCGTGGCCGCCAGGCCTCGCGCCATCTGGGCGGGCACGCTGATCCTGCTGCTCATCGGCGCCGCCTTCGCGCCCATGTTCAAGGCCGACGGTATCGCCTCGACCGACTTCTTCATGGGCACCGTCGAATCCGTCGAGGGCGCCGAGATCCAAGCCGAACACTTCGACGCGGGCAGTGGCGCGCCCACCTACATCATCACCGATCAGGGCAACGCCACCGCGGTGCTCGAGAAGGTCCGGTCCACCGATGGTGTCGCCTCGGCCGAGGTGCTCACCGAGGGCGACAACCCGGTCGTGCACGACGGGAAGGTCGCGATCACCGCGACTCTCACCGACAACGCCGACTCGCTGGCCGCCCAGGACACGGTCACCGACATCCGAAACGCGGTCGGTGACGTCCCGGACGCCGACGCCATCGTCGGCGGCACCACCGCCATCGACCTCGACACCCGCGAGACGTCGATCCACGACCGCAACCTGATCATCCCGATCGTCCTGATCGTGGTCTTCGTGATCCTCGTGGCACTGCTGCGCAGCATCGTCGCGCCCGCCATCCTGCTCGCCACGACGGTGCTGTCGTTCGCGACGACCCTGGGCGTCGCAGCATTGTTGTTCAACGGTCCGTTCGGCTTCCCCGGAGCCGATCCGGTGGTTCCGCTGTTCGCCTTCGTCTTCCTCGTCGCGCTCGGGATCGACTACAACATCTTCCTGATGACTCGCGTACGGGAGGAGGCGTTGCGGCACGGGACCCGCCTGGGCATGATCCGGGGCCTCACCGCCACGGGCGGCGTCATCACCTCGGCCGGTGTCGTGCTCGCCGCGACCTTCGCCGCGCTCGCGGTCATCCCGCTGCTGTTCCTGGCACAGGTGGCGTTCCTCGTCGCCTTCGGCGTCCTCATCGACACGCTGATCGTGCGGACACTGCTGGTACCGGCCCTCACCCTCGACATCGGCAAGCGGATCTGGTGGCCGAGCGCACTCGCCAGATCCGACCCGTCGCCGGTAAATGGCTCTGCGACAACGGAGTTGGCCGATTCCACGACTGCCCAACCTGGAAAGGGTTAG
- a CDS encoding pyridoxamine 5'-phosphate oxidase family protein: MSDETLTTLTDDDRDFLRRPLHGFFSTASGPVPPQPRPVWFEATADGTIQLFTAPDSLKVRRLAEDPRSSLVVAAPAGERERWISVSGSTTVEQGLDAAHNLAARLAARYWDLDDPARAADLAEILADDQVRVVLHPEQIRRFTF; encoded by the coding sequence ATGAGCGATGAGACCCTCACCACGCTGACCGACGACGACCGTGACTTCCTACGACGCCCACTGCATGGCTTCTTCTCGACTGCGAGCGGCCCGGTCCCGCCACAACCCCGACCGGTCTGGTTCGAGGCCACCGCCGACGGGACGATCCAGCTCTTCACCGCCCCCGACTCGCTGAAGGTGCGGCGGCTCGCCGAGGACCCCCGATCGTCGCTCGTCGTCGCCGCACCCGCCGGTGAGCGCGAACGATGGATCTCGGTGTCCGGTAGCACCACGGTGGAACAAGGCCTCGACGCCGCACACAACCTGGCCGCGCGGCTCGCGGCCCGCTACTGGGACCTCGACGATCCCGCTCGCGCCGCGGACCTCGCCGAGATCCTGGCCGACGACCAGGTCCGCGTGGTCCTCCATCCGGAGCAGATCCGGCGGTTCACCTTCTGA
- a CDS encoding FadR/GntR family transcriptional regulator, with translation MTFEPITQRSVPEDVFAQIVEGVLSGELAVGQKLPSERDLAQMLGVSRPTVREALKRVAAAGLVTIRQGEGARVRDLARSGGLDLLPRLLIRGGSLVPGVARSIIEARAAVGPKVADLAARRAGPENIAALRATLDDLAAEPDPIGQQVVALEFWSLVIDAADSIAFRLMYNSLRAAYEPAVPALAAVLEPEVGNIDGYRAVVDAIAAHRPEHAEAAAQALITPATTALLALCDVLEAEERDPGETT, from the coding sequence ATGACCTTCGAGCCGATCACCCAGCGAAGCGTCCCCGAGGACGTCTTCGCGCAGATCGTCGAGGGAGTGCTGTCGGGAGAGCTGGCCGTCGGCCAGAAGCTGCCGAGCGAGCGCGACCTGGCCCAGATGCTGGGGGTGTCCCGGCCGACGGTGCGGGAAGCGCTGAAGCGGGTGGCGGCCGCCGGTCTGGTGACGATCCGGCAGGGCGAGGGAGCGCGGGTCCGAGACCTCGCTCGATCCGGTGGCCTCGACCTGTTGCCGCGGCTGCTGATCCGGGGCGGTTCTCTCGTGCCCGGTGTCGCGCGGTCGATCATCGAGGCGCGGGCCGCGGTCGGCCCGAAGGTGGCCGACCTCGCCGCGCGACGGGCCGGGCCCGAGAACATCGCCGCATTGCGAGCGACGCTCGACGACCTGGCCGCCGAACCGGACCCCATCGGCCAGCAGGTGGTGGCCCTCGAATTCTGGAGCCTGGTCATCGACGCCGCCGACTCGATCGCCTTCCGGCTCATGTACAACTCGCTGCGCGCCGCGTACGAACCCGCGGTACCCGCGCTGGCCGCGGTCCTGGAGCCGGAGGTGGGCAACATCGACGGCTACCGCGCCGTCGTCGACGCCATCGCAGCACACCGGCCCGAGCATGCCGAGGCCGCCGCCCAGGCTCTCATCACGCCCGCGACGACAGCTCTGCTCGCACTCTGCGACGTATTGGAAGCCGAAGAACGAGACCCGGGGGAGACGACCTGA
- a CDS encoding M13 family metallopeptidase, translating to MERVTASHTDLNSGLDLEWVDDSVRIQDDLFTHVNGKWLRSHVIPDDRSVDGAFHVLRDNSEENVRDIITECAASSPVSGSDEQKIGDLYASFMDTDHIEALGIGPITGELEKIAAIDSVDAFARRIGRLQRHGTGGLFGYYVDTDAKQSDRYLVHITQSGLGLPDESYYREDKHASTRTAYVAHVERMFALAGFDDAAARAATILDLETAIAAEHWDVVRRRDAELTYNLMSLDEFTSAAAGFPIGEWFGGLGTTGDTTFAEVVVAQPSFVSGVAALLTSRPLEEWKTWLTWRLLRAAAAYLSSPFVDESFDFYGRTLTGAEANRDRWKRGVGFVEGAMGFAVGKLYVAKHFPPEAKARMDELIANLVEAYRRNISDLPWMTPATREKALIKLGKFTPKIGYPAKWRDYGALSVDRGDLIGNVARASSFEQDREFAKIGGPVDHDEWFMTPQTVNAYYNPGMNEIVFPAAILQPPFFDPDADDAVNYGGIGAVIGHEIGHGFDDQGAKYDGDGNLVDWWTDTDRAEFSSRTRKLIDQYGEFTPTGLDPEYKVNGEFTIGENIGDLGGLSIGLVAYQISNEGGANGTDSPGQEPPVIDGLTGVQRVFFSWAQIWRTKTRDAEAIRRLSIDPHSPPEFRCNGVVRNMDAFYEAFDVKPGDALYLEEAQRVRIW from the coding sequence ATGGAGCGCGTGACTGCATCGCATACCGACCTCAACTCCGGACTGGACCTCGAGTGGGTCGACGATTCCGTCCGCATCCAGGACGATCTGTTCACCCACGTCAACGGCAAGTGGCTCCGGTCGCACGTCATCCCCGACGACCGCTCCGTCGACGGCGCCTTCCACGTACTGCGCGACAACTCCGAGGAGAACGTGCGCGACATCATCACCGAGTGCGCGGCGTCGAGCCCGGTGAGCGGTTCGGACGAACAGAAGATCGGCGATCTGTACGCGTCGTTCATGGACACCGACCACATCGAGGCCCTCGGAATCGGGCCGATCACCGGCGAACTGGAGAAGATCGCCGCCATCGACTCCGTCGACGCGTTCGCCCGACGCATCGGACGGTTGCAGCGACACGGCACCGGCGGCCTGTTCGGTTACTACGTCGACACCGACGCCAAGCAGTCCGACCGCTATCTCGTGCACATCACGCAGTCCGGTCTCGGGTTGCCCGATGAGTCCTACTACCGAGAGGACAAGCACGCCTCGACGCGGACGGCCTACGTCGCACATGTGGAGCGGATGTTCGCACTCGCCGGCTTCGACGATGCCGCAGCGCGTGCCGCGACCATCCTCGACCTCGAGACCGCGATCGCCGCCGAGCACTGGGATGTCGTACGACGCCGCGACGCCGAGCTCACCTACAACCTCATGTCGCTGGACGAATTCACTTCCGCTGCAGCCGGATTCCCGATCGGTGAGTGGTTCGGCGGATTGGGCACCACCGGCGACACGACGTTCGCCGAGGTCGTCGTGGCGCAGCCGTCCTTCGTCTCCGGCGTCGCCGCGCTCCTCACCTCCCGCCCGCTGGAGGAGTGGAAGACCTGGCTGACGTGGCGTCTGCTGCGCGCCGCTGCGGCGTACCTGTCGTCGCCGTTCGTCGACGAGAGTTTCGACTTCTACGGCCGCACTCTCACCGGTGCGGAAGCCAACCGCGACCGCTGGAAGCGCGGCGTCGGTTTCGTCGAAGGTGCGATGGGCTTCGCGGTCGGCAAACTCTATGTGGCCAAGCATTTCCCGCCCGAGGCCAAGGCCCGGATGGACGAGCTGATCGCCAACCTGGTGGAGGCCTACCGCCGCAACATCTCCGACCTGCCGTGGATGACGCCCGCCACGCGGGAGAAGGCGCTGATCAAGCTCGGCAAGTTCACCCCGAAGATCGGGTACCCGGCCAAGTGGCGTGACTACGGTGCCCTGAGTGTCGATCGTGGCGACCTGATCGGGAACGTCGCTCGCGCTTCGTCATTCGAGCAGGATCGCGAGTTCGCGAAGATCGGCGGCCCGGTCGATCACGACGAGTGGTTCATGACGCCGCAGACGGTCAACGCCTACTACAACCCCGGAATGAACGAGATCGTCTTCCCCGCCGCGATCCTGCAGCCGCCGTTCTTCGACCCCGACGCCGACGACGCCGTCAACTACGGTGGCATCGGTGCGGTCATCGGACACGAGATCGGGCACGGCTTCGACGACCAGGGCGCCAAGTACGACGGCGACGGCAACCTGGTGGACTGGTGGACCGACACCGACCGTGCCGAGTTCTCCTCGCGCACACGCAAGCTCATCGACCAGTACGGAGAGTTCACCCCGACCGGACTCGATCCCGAATACAAGGTCAACGGGGAGTTCACGATCGGTGAGAACATCGGCGACCTCGGCGGACTGTCGATCGGGCTCGTCGCCTACCAGATCTCGAACGAGGGCGGCGCGAACGGGACCGATTCTCCAGGTCAGGAGCCGCCGGTCATCGACGGCCTGACCGGTGTCCAGCGCGTGTTCTTCAGCTGGGCACAGATCTGGCGCACCAAGACCCGTGACGCCGAGGCGATCCGGCGCCTGTCGATCGATCCGCATTCGCCGCCGGAGTTCCGCTGCAACGGCGTCGTGCGCAACATGGACGCGTTCTACGAGGCCTTCGATGTGAAGCCCGGTGACGCCCTGTATCTCGAAGAGGCACAACGCGTCCGGATCTGGTGA
- a CDS encoding potassium channel family protein: MSDAGRESTQPEPQPASGTAQLGLAGGRDLTLALLRPIGAAIVLLSGYFLLPINKANDANYLGLLIGGLLLTSFCVWEVRRFARSNRPVATAMEMLVALASFYVVAFATTYFLFSEYDTGSFNAGLTRVDALYFCLTVFTTTGFGDIAPDSQGARIAVSIQMASTLVLLGLGLRFLNLLITQRRQATGG, encoded by the coding sequence ATGTCCGACGCCGGCCGCGAATCCACCCAACCGGAACCGCAGCCGGCGTCGGGCACGGCGCAGCTGGGGCTGGCCGGGGGCAGAGACCTCACCCTCGCCCTACTCCGCCCCATCGGCGCGGCGATCGTACTGCTCAGCGGCTACTTCCTGCTGCCCATCAACAAGGCGAATGACGCCAACTACCTCGGGTTGCTGATCGGCGGCCTTCTGTTGACGTCGTTCTGCGTGTGGGAGGTTCGCAGGTTCGCCCGCTCCAACCGTCCGGTGGCGACCGCCATGGAGATGCTGGTGGCGCTGGCGAGCTTCTACGTCGTCGCGTTCGCCACCACGTACTTCCTCTTCTCCGAGTACGACACGGGCAGCTTCAACGCAGGCCTCACCCGCGTCGACGCTCTCTACTTCTGCCTCACCGTCTTCACCACAACGGGTTTCGGCGACATCGCACCGGACTCGCAGGGCGCGCGCATCGCGGTGTCGATCCAGATGGCGAGCACCCTGGTGCTCCTCGGTCTCGGACTGCGGTTCCTCAACCTGCTGATCACCCAGCGACGCCAGGCCACCGGAGGGTGA
- a CDS encoding sterol desaturase family protein, with translation MAADDIDTTARRRVAAEERRIRSRPSLTLRGAFAEFLRHPSPWIMAGFLAIALTARVWLGDWGFADLLVPAVMVASFPLVEWLIHVFVLHWRPKRLGPVTIDPLVSRKHREHHQDPRDIPLIFIPWQVLAPIVVAAVGIGLLVFASPERGLTFMVVLAMIGLTYEWTHYLIHTDYRPRHRLYKSLWRNHRFHHYRNEHYWFTVTTAGTADRLLRTYPDPETVEKSPTAKDLHAMSRSAQ, from the coding sequence ATGGCAGCCGACGACATCGACACCACAGCACGCAGGCGGGTGGCCGCCGAGGAACGCCGCATACGGTCACGCCCGTCGTTGACGCTGCGCGGGGCATTCGCGGAGTTCCTCCGCCACCCGTCGCCATGGATCATGGCCGGTTTCCTGGCGATCGCCCTGACGGCGCGGGTGTGGCTGGGCGACTGGGGGTTTGCGGATCTGCTCGTCCCGGCGGTCATGGTGGCGAGTTTCCCGTTGGTGGAGTGGTTGATCCACGTGTTCGTCCTGCACTGGCGCCCGAAGCGACTCGGGCCGGTCACCATCGACCCGCTGGTGTCGCGCAAACACCGTGAGCACCATCAGGATCCGCGTGACATCCCGCTCATCTTCATCCCGTGGCAGGTGCTGGCACCGATCGTCGTGGCCGCGGTCGGTATCGGCCTGCTCGTGTTCGCGAGTCCGGAACGCGGACTCACCTTCATGGTGGTCCTGGCGATGATCGGACTCACCTACGAGTGGACCCACTACCTGATCCACACCGACTACCGTCCACGGCACCGTCTCTACAAGTCGCTGTGGCGCAACCACCGATTCCACCACTACCGCAACGAGCACTACTGGTTCACCGTCACCACGGCGGGCACCGCCGACCGGTTGCTGAGGACCTACCCGGACCCGGAGACGGTGGAGAAGTCGCCGACGGCCAAGGACCTGCACGCGATGTCGCGGTCGGCGCAGTAG